A region of the Yarrowia lipolytica chromosome 1C, complete sequence genome:
TACTTTGCCTATAAGCCAACAATCGGGGCCATTAAGTACTGTCTAAAGTACTCCATCATCGAGCTGGTAACCACTCTGTTCACCCTGGCTCTGTTTGTCAACTCGGCTATCCTCATTGTGAGTGGAGCCACTCTGTACGGAAACAGTGATGCTTCCACAGCCGATCTGTACGGAATCCACTCACTTCTCAGACAGTACATTTCCAAGGGCGCAGGCACCATTTTCATGTTGGCTCTCCTTTTGTCTGGTCAGTCAGCAGGCATCGTGTGCACCATTGCTGGCCAAATGGTGTCTGAGGGCTTTCTGAGATGGACAATTCGACCTTGGCTAAGACGAATAATCACTAGATCCATCGCGGTCGTTCCCTGTGTGGTTGtagctgctgctgtcggCAAGGAGGGTCTCAATTCAGCCCTCAACTACTCCCAGGTGGCTCtgaccctgctgctcccatTCCTCACCTTCCCTCTCATCTACTTTACAAACTCCAAAAAGCTCATGAAGGTCGCCAGAGATCCCAGTGTGACAGCCGACGACGCTTCCGAGACCACAGTTCTAGCCCAATGGCTCGACTACTCCAACCACTGGGTGTTGGCCATTGTGTGCTGGGCTCTTTGGCTCTTCATTGCCATTCTCAACGTCTACCTGATTGTCCAGCTGGGTATGGGTAATTACTAGGGGCTTTGCCGCACTTATATCAACCAGTATATAAACCATGATTCAAGAGCAGGAACGCCCGAATTGTGTCTACTAGAATACCATTACCACTTAACTCTGCAGTTGGAGACCCACATCGTACTTACTACTgaaactacagtacattgGCACAACTAAGAACTTGTGTGCGTACCTGTATATACCAACAATTACTTGTTCCGCCTCGTAATCCCTGCCAAGTACAGGTTCGTGCAGTATTGACAATGACATCACCCCTGCGTTCGAACACCTTCCCATCACCGATTTCAATTTTGGCGGCTAATATTTCTCTGTAGAATCAGGCCAAACTTAACCATTGTGCAGTTATGAAAACCTACCATCCACCTCAGAAACCCTTCTAGCGGCTCAAACTGAAATCGGAAACGTGCGTTTTCTTCTAAATCGCTCAATTCGTGTCCTCCACCGCTTTTAATCCGACAGTAATGTACTTTTATGTACCTTCTCCACCGCAAAACACGGCTCCAACCCATCCAACTCAAATGGCCACTATGACGTAAAGTACGAGTGGTCTGCAATAAACACGTGAGACGGTAGCTATGGTATGAAGCTGGGAGGTTGCTCATTAATGAACACACACGAAAGTCCAAAGTTTCGGTGAAACTTGATTCGCCAACTTATTTGTGGGTCACAGACCGTGAttcttcacgtgaccgatACCCCCTCGCCGCCCATTCGGCCCGGAAAATTTTCCCACTAAACGGCACCATGCCACACTCCCCACCTGCAACGGGCTCTCTATCTCCTGTACTTAGGGGAAGAGGTGCATGTTGCTGCTCTCGAGATGGTTTAGGTTTAGGGTTGGGGACCCCAACAGGGTAAACAGCCCTTATCCACATACCTGTTTCGGAGCGCATTAAAGGTGCTACACAAACTCAATCCGTACATCAGCACGTAAATCGTGACCCTAAGTGCAATACCTAGCGGTCATCTCGAGGTATATAACACCCTGACTGTGACCACCTAAACACAACCTAGAACTTCATTTCGcatcaccacacaacacGCAACATGTCTACCGCCGCCATTGAACGAGAAAACAAGCATTCCGCACACAACTACCACCCTCTGCCCGTGGTGTTCACCAAGGCCCTAGGAGCCAAGGTGTGGGATCCGGAAGGAAAGGAGTACCTGGACTTCCTGTCTGCCTACTCTGCCGTCAACCAGGGCCATTGCCATCCCAAGATCGTCAAGGCTCTGTGTGACcaggcccagaagctgACCCTGTCTTCTCGAGCCTTCCACGCTGAGATCTTTGGAGAGTTCGCTGAGtacatcaccaactactTTGGTTTCGACAAGGTACTCCCCATGAACACCGGAGCCGAGGCCGTCGAGACCGGAATCAAGATTGCCCGAAAGTGGGGCTacctcaagaagggcaTCCCAGCTGGAGAGGCTCTGGTGCTCGCTGCCACTGAGAACTTCCACGGACGAACCCTCGCCATTGTCTCCATGTCTACCGATAACGAGGCCACCGACAACTACGGCCCTTACCTTGAGGGTGTCGGTCCCTTCATCCCCGACTCCAACGGTAAGATTGACCCCAAGACCGCCAAGCCTCTGCGATACAACAACATTGGcgatgtggaggaggcctTCAACAACGCCGGATCCAAGATCGCCGCCTTCCTCGTCGAGCCTATCCAGGGAGAGGCCGGAATCATTGTCCCCGATAAGGAGTACCTGCAGCAGGTCCGAAAGCTGTGTGACAAGCATAACGTGCTGCTTATCTGTGACGAGATCCAAACCGGTATCGCCCGAACCGGAAAGCTGCTCTGTTTCGAGCACTCCGAGATCCGACCCGACATGGTTCTGCTTGGAAAGGCCATCTCCGGTGGTGTCACTCCCGTCTCTGCTGTTCTGGCCGACAACGCTGTCATGGACGTGATCACCCCCGGTACCCACGGATCCACCTACGGAGGTAACCCTCTGGCATGTGCTGTGGCCATGGCTGCCCTGGACGTTGTAAAGgacgagcagctcgtcgagCGAGCAGACCGACTTGGAAACGAGTTCCGAGCTGCCCTCGAGCCCCTCATCAAGGAGTCCAACGGTATTGTCACTACTGTCCGAGGTAAGGGTCTGTTGAACGCCATTGTCATCGACTCGTCCAAGGCCAACGGCCGATCTGCCTGGGACCTCTGTGTGCTCATGTCCAACAAGGGTCTGCTGGCCAAGCCCACTCATGAGAACATCATCCGATTGGCTCCCCCTCTGGTCATCACTGATGAGGACATGAAGAAGGGTCTTGAGATCATCCGAGAGTCTGTTCTCGAGCTTCCTAACGCTCCCCATGCTGCTCACTAATCAACTGACAGCGTCATGGCTACACAAAACACAACCCCGCTATATTATAACAACATGTgatatgtatatataagaATGAAGTTCTGAcaaattttttttctcactACCTACAGAATCTATAAAGCACCAGTAGGTGCACACCGATAGCTTCTTGCATTTATACTCCATTAAATTAATATTACATTGCATGTTTatcttgttgatgatgatgttgtCCTACTACAGTTAGCAAATTGCAAAGCCCACGCCTATCTCTACTTGTTGTGGGTATCCAGAGTGGAGGTGTAGGGCTGGTAGGTCTCATCGGGCATCTTGACGGTGCCGAGATCCTGGGCGGTCTCCTGGTCCTGGGTGTGGGTGGTCACCTGAGAGACGTGGGGGTCGACCTGAGAGACCTGGGGGTCGACGgtgatctccttctcggcttCGTCGGACACATGGACAGTCTCCTCAGGCTGGAGGCCTCCCTCGAGGTCACgctcagcagcctcaggGTCCTCGGGGTCGCTGGCGACAGCAGCGCCCAGAGTTCCACCGACCAGGACAGGTGCATTGATCACGGCGTTGGTTCCAATCTTAAAGTGAGGAATGGAGGTCTtgatgacgaagaaggtcgagaagatgaaaaaGAGCCAGGTGATGGCTGCGAAGGCAATGTAGGCCTTGGCGACCTTACAGGAGGATCCCCAGTCCTTGAGGTATCGGTTTCCCCAGCCTCTGAAGTTGCACGACTCGGGGCCTCGCTGGGCGGCGGAAGCAATAAAGGAAGTAAACCAGAAAATGTTAATGAGCACCTCGCCCACCACGGCAGCCAAGCCGTTGGCGTACTTGGGGTATCTTGCGGGCACAAACATGACGTAGGCGAGCCAGATGAAGGTGAGGATGCCCACGGCAATTCCGTAGGCGTCGGTGCTCCAGTAGCCTCCGTCAATAAGGGCCACGGCGGAGATGGCCAGACACCAGCACAGTAATGAGAGGCCGGTCTGGACGTATCGGGTGAGCACAGTGTAGCGGGGAATGGTTTCGGAGGTGAGTTGCATGGTTTGTGTACGTTATGTGATTAGATGTCTCGTTTTCGGAGGGCTCACCTTCTCTATATATAAAGCGCGAGCGtggacacagaaacaaggTGTTTAGGCGGTTTTAGACTATCCCACAGACAAGATGCAGGTGTCGTGGTAATGCATGCGGGATACGGCTAACAAAGGGAGGGAAGATTGGGTTGGATAACGTGACGTATGATGGTATGGGCTGAGTGATGGTGGCTGAGTGGTGGCTGAGTATCGCAGTAATTGGCCATgtgtgtggagaaggggtGGCTCAATTGTGGCTGTGTGATGATATCATTTCGGAAGCGGATTTCCGATACCATACAGACTTCACTTTGATGTTCTATGGCCTCTTGTGTGGCCCATCCCTGGTCCTTCTAAGTGTATACATACAGTCTCTGAGATTAGCTTAATATGCCGAAATGGACCATCTTTAGCTCATAATAAAGTGCTTGTCTAAAAGGTGTCAGACAGAAGATAGTACAATAAAAAGATCCCTATAAGTTCTGTCTGTCTTTAGGAGCCTACGTACGCACTGTACCGTAGTCCTTACTGTTCATCgttgtacgatactgcaTTGCAACCACGGTAACTCTCTAGACGCAActtctctctccctctccctGACAATGACATCATGTATTCATCTCAAAGCCACTCGtaccgtacagtacctacGTTGTACATGAGCCCCATACTCCAGAATCTCCCAGGTCCCACCCCTGAATACAGGAGCTTAGCATTCGCCTGTCGCTTATTATACCCCAGAAGATTCCTGTGGCCCGTGAATTACGTGTTGGCATGCGTCCCACCACCCTAGTTCGTACGTACGTACATGGCCGTACATTCACGACTCTGGTGGACAAGACTCTTGCTTCCAAATTGGCCATGCGGCTGAGGGGAGAGTCTTACACCGTCATTTGAGTTTGATGGTGTTAGGGAGTGTGGACAATAGCGGCGATACAACAGCGATCAATGTGTGTATATTGTGCGATACTTGGCAAGTCGACCTTTCGATATCTCACATCCACCCACCGTCTCTTGGTCTCTTTCTTGTCCCCGTCGTTCTTTCGTTCCATTCTCTGGTTCTTGTTTCTTTCTTCGACCGACGCATATCCTAGCGTGTCACATGCCAAGCAGATTAGATTTTTCATTGTCTGGAACTTTTTGACTTCCTGTCATATTATCTCCTGAATGATTAGTGATGTCACCAGCTCTGGGCGATACTTGTAATTGGCGGCTGGCCGACGTTACCGGAGTATTGGCGGCGTCTGCGTTTTTGACCATCTACCGCTGCGCCCAAAACCGCGATTTTTGGGCCTTCACCCGGTCCTTCCCAGACCCTCCCCCATCAGTCTACACCACCGGAAATTATACACACAGAATTGGGAGTTGATGCGTTTCCGCAGGTCTAAAATCTGTGTGGAAGGCTGAGACGAACACGGGGAGAA
Encoded here:
- a CDS encoding uncharacterized protein (Compare to YALI0C04433g, highly similar to uniprot|Q92413 Emericella nidulans Ornithine aminotransferase (EC 2.6.1.13) (Ornithine--oxo- acid aminotransferase)), whose translation is MSTAAIERENKHSAHNYHPLPVVFTKALGAKVWDPEGKEYLDFLSAYSAVNQGHCHPKIVKALCDQAQKLTLSSRAFHAEIFGEFAEYITNYFGFDKVLPMNTGAEAVETGIKIARKWGYLKKGIPAGEALVLAATENFHGRTLAIVSMSTDNEATDNYGPYLEGVGPFIPDSNGKIDPKTAKPLRYNNIGDVEEAFNNAGSKIAAFLVEPIQGEAGIIVPDKEYLQQVRKLCDKHNVLLICDEIQTGIARTGKLLCFEHSEIRPDMVLLGKAISGGVTPVSAVLADNAVMDVITPGTHGSTYGGNPLACAVAMAALDVVKDEQLVERADRLGNEFRAALEPLIKESNGIVTTVRGKGLLNAIVIDSSKANGRSAWDLCVLMSNKGLLAKPTHENIIRLAPPLVITDEDMKKGLEIIRESVLELPNAPHAAH
- a CDS encoding uncharacterized protein (Compare to YALI0C04455g, weakly similar to uniprot|P53747 Saccharomyces cerevisiae YNR061C Hypothetical 24.3 kDa protein in BIO3- HXT17 intergenic region), with protein sequence MQLTSETIPRYTVLTRYVQTGLSLLCWCLAISAVALIDGGYWSTDAYGIAVGILTFIWLAYVMFVPARYPKYANGLAAVVGEVLINIFWFTSFIASAAQRGPESCNFRGWGNRYLKDWGSSCKVAKAYIAFAAITWLFFIFSTFFVIKTSIPHFKIGTNAVINAPVLVGGTLGAAVASDPEDPEAAERDLEGGLQPEETVHVSDEAEKEITVDPQVSQVDPHVSQVTTHTQDQETAQDLGTVKMPDETYQPYTSTLDTHNK